The nucleotide window TGAAATTTTTAACTAAAAAATATTTTTAAATAATTTATATTTTTTCTAACTTTACACTAGAGTAACAGAGGTGATATTCTCTGCAAAATACTCTAAGTTCCTAGTTTATTTTTTTAATAGTTTATTATTTGAAGGCCCTGAAAGTTTAACAAATTTTCAGGGTTTTTTTATGAATTAGGTACCAATTTAATTTTTATTAACTTTTTTTAGATTAAACTTATCTTTTTATCAATATTTGGGTTTGTGATTTGTAAATTTGCAGGGTTAAAATTAAAAGGAGATAGGGTATGCATAAATTGGCACTTTTCAGGCTGCATTTAATAGTTTTTTTATGGGGATTCACTGCAATTTTAGGAAAGTTAATCCATGCCAATGCTCAGATCCTGGTATTTTACAGAATGTTGTTCGCTTCTGTTTTTCTTTTCATATTTATTCGTGTTTTTAAGAAAGAAAGTATAAAGGTTTCCAAAAAAATATTTTTTCAGCTGGCTGCCATAGGTTTTGCGATGGCGTTGCACTGGTATTGTTTCTTTTATTCTATTAAAGTTTCCAATGTCTCTATTGCACTGAGCTGTCTTTCTTTATCTACACTTTTTGCTTCGATTCTGGAACCTATTATTTTCAAAAGAAAAATTGATATATCTGAGGTGGTAATGGGAGCAGTCATTGTGGCTTGCATCTTACTGATCTTTAAAACAGAATTTCACTTTAAAGAAGGGATTATTTACGGAATTCTCTGTGCTATATTCGGGACTGTTTTTTCTGTTTTTAACGGGAAAATGTTTGGAAAAACAAGTTCGGGAAATATTATTTTTTATGAAATATTCTGTGGTTGGTTTATTTTAATGATATTTTATTTACTTTCGGGGCAGATTTTTCAGATAAATGAAATAAATTACAGGGATTTGGCGTTAATATGCTTGTTAGCCAGTGTTTTTACGGCTTTTCCAATGCTGGAGTCAGTGAAATTAATGAAGTATATATCACCTTTTACTTTAATTTTAACAGTTAATTTGGAACCTGTCTACGGAATTATACTAGCTTTTTTTATCTTTGGGGAATCAGAACATATGAGCCCCATATTTTATATTGCTTCAGGTGTTATGATACTGGCAATCATTGCAAATGGACTAATTAAAGCCAGAAAAACTAAAAACTTAAACTAAGCATCAAATTTATATGATGAAAAAATATTTTTTATTTGCATTTTCACTGCTTTTTGGGCTCTCCCAATCTCAGATTATCAGAAAATACTCCAATGAATTTTTAAATATCGGAGCCGGAGCAAGAGGACTTGCAATGGGAGGAGCCGTCATTTCCAATCAGGATGATGTATACGCTCCAATGTGGAACCCTGCGGGTTTGATGTCTGTGGAAAGGGATTGGCAAGGGGCAGCAATGCATGCGGAATACTTTGAATCCATTGCAAAATATGATTATCTGGCTTATGCAAAGGTTCTTGAAGAAGGTGTTTTTGGTGTTTCAGTAGTAAGGCTTGGAGTAGATAATATTTTGAATACCACTCAGATGATCGATTCTGAAGGGAATATTGATTATGATAAAATTACAAAATTCTCCCAATCCGATTATGCGGCTATTTTATCCTATGCCTTCAGGCCAGGTGGAAATCCGAAATTAGATGTCGGGGTAAACGCAAAAATTGTTTATAGAAATGTTGGGAAATTTGCCAATGGTTATGGTTTCGGTTTCGATGTGGGCGCCATTTACAAAGCAGATAACGGATGGAAATTCGGGGGAATGGTGAGGGACATCACCACAACTGTTAACTTCTGGAGTGTAAATCAAAAAGAACTTTCAACGGTTGTCAACGGAGAAGAATTCAACCCGGCGCCAAAAGATAAAATGGAGCTTACCATGCCCAAACTAAATGTGGGAGCCAGTAAACTATTTGAAATCAACAGCAGTGTATATGTACTTCCGGAAGCTGGTCTGAATGTAGATTTTGCTAAAACCGCTTCATTGATTTCTACAGATTTTGCAAGTATCAGTCCTTATGCAGGAGCTGAATTAGGATATCAGAAAATGATTTTTGTGA belongs to Chryseobacterium gleum and includes:
- a CDS encoding DMT family transporter; protein product: MHKLALFRLHLIVFLWGFTAILGKLIHANAQILVFYRMLFASVFLFIFIRVFKKESIKVSKKIFFQLAAIGFAMALHWYCFFYSIKVSNVSIALSCLSLSTLFASILEPIIFKRKIDISEVVMGAVIVACILLIFKTEFHFKEGIIYGILCAIFGTVFSVFNGKMFGKTSSGNIIFYEIFCGWFILMIFYLLSGQIFQINEINYRDLALICLLASVFTAFPMLESVKLMKYISPFTLILTVNLEPVYGIILAFFIFGESEHMSPIFYIASGVMILAIIANGLIKARKTKNLN
- a CDS encoding PorV/PorQ family protein encodes the protein MMKKYFLFAFSLLFGLSQSQIIRKYSNEFLNIGAGARGLAMGGAVISNQDDVYAPMWNPAGLMSVERDWQGAAMHAEYFESIAKYDYLAYAKVLEEGVFGVSVVRLGVDNILNTTQMIDSEGNIDYDKITKFSQSDYAAILSYAFRPGGNPKLDVGVNAKIVYRNVGKFANGYGFGFDVGAIYKADNGWKFGGMVRDITTTVNFWSVNQKELSTVVNGEEFNPAPKDKMELTMPKLNVGASKLFEINSSVYVLPEAGLNVDFAKTASLISTDFASISPYAGAELGYQKMIFVRLGINRFQSITDIEDLKRKVSFQPSAGLGIRYRGLTLDYAITNSGIGGSNFYSNFFSLKLDMGAFRND